Proteins encoded in a region of the Burkholderia ubonensis subsp. mesacidophila genome:
- a CDS encoding formyltransferase family protein has product MSNEPCRDKVLLSVCTMNWCDLGVEFAKTVFSNLEVFCWDPGDPYPHHLHDWEGDWIISYRGDFIFPKEIYAQARKGAINFHPAPPKYRGLGSQHYAIYYGDETYGSTCHHLAPSVDSGQIVNVARFNIAQAETASSLRLHVGAYCLQQFIELVTDYILPDRPLPQSTERWGERLYRQGELQGWMDKIRQEEPDHRCFR; this is encoded by the coding sequence ATGTCGAACGAACCGTGCCGGGACAAGGTCCTGCTGTCTGTCTGCACGATGAACTGGTGCGACCTGGGCGTCGAATTTGCGAAGACCGTGTTCTCGAACCTCGAGGTGTTCTGCTGGGATCCGGGCGATCCGTATCCGCATCACCTGCATGACTGGGAAGGCGACTGGATCATCTCGTACCGGGGCGACTTCATCTTCCCGAAGGAGATCTACGCGCAGGCGCGCAAGGGCGCGATCAACTTCCATCCGGCGCCGCCGAAGTATCGCGGGCTCGGCAGCCAGCACTACGCGATCTACTACGGCGACGAGACCTACGGCTCGACCTGCCACCACCTCGCGCCGTCGGTGGACAGCGGGCAGATCGTCAACGTCGCGCGCTTCAACATCGCGCAGGCGGAGACCGCGTCGTCGCTCCGGCTGCACGTCGGCGCGTATTGCCTGCAGCAGTTCATCGAACTCGTCACGGACTACATCCTGCCCGACCGGCCGCTGCCGCAGTCGACCGAGCGCTGGGGCGAGCGCCTGTACCGGCAGGGCGAGCTGCAGGGATGGATGGACAAGATCCGGCAGGAAGAACCCGATCACCGTTGTTTCAGATAA
- a CDS encoding amidohydrolase family protein, with product MMHAEPLIVTPARALPRVAPARRADDAWALVNTLVFDSRDHVLRQADVEIAAGEIVAVVPAGASRAPRRVDASGLLCAPGLAGVFSAPDGAGADALPGDALSRSLARGVTLAGCFTADAASDIPRAARIGARVVLFAALADRWVGPDDGPAIRSVDGSLLEYVRAAQAAEEACARVIVAPAIGSQLAASPRLVLALHEVARRRRRRFAVRIDGGGAYATQFRDAYGCSGVALLRSLDALDAHLLAYPAAPLGSHERSLLRASGAHVVGATPTQGGEIAALAWPATDAGFDAWLDARRHERRAARAAWRARDAAAELVDILTWKGARALGLADAGRVATGQRADLLLYDRPPAARERPAAFDAAAFLELVAHARPAAVLVDGEWAAGARLPAAHARGEPSAGDFAIRFAR from the coding sequence CGTGCTGCGCCAGGCGGACGTCGAGATCGCGGCGGGCGAGATCGTCGCGGTCGTGCCGGCGGGCGCCTCGCGCGCGCCGCGGCGGGTCGACGCGAGCGGGCTGCTGTGCGCGCCAGGGCTTGCCGGCGTGTTCTCCGCGCCGGATGGCGCGGGGGCGGACGCGCTGCCGGGCGATGCGCTGTCGCGTTCGCTGGCGCGCGGCGTCACGCTGGCCGGCTGCTTCACGGCCGACGCCGCGAGCGACATCCCGCGTGCGGCGCGGATCGGTGCGCGCGTCGTGCTGTTCGCGGCGCTTGCCGACCGCTGGGTCGGGCCGGACGACGGCCCGGCGATCCGCAGTGTCGACGGCAGCCTGCTCGAATACGTACGCGCGGCGCAGGCTGCCGAGGAAGCCTGCGCGCGCGTGATCGTCGCGCCGGCGATCGGTTCGCAGCTCGCGGCGTCGCCGCGCCTCGTGCTCGCCCTGCATGAGGTGGCGCGCCGGCGCAGGCGCCGCTTCGCGGTGCGCATCGACGGCGGCGGCGCATACGCGACGCAGTTTCGCGACGCGTACGGGTGCTCCGGCGTTGCGTTGCTGCGCAGCCTCGACGCGCTCGATGCGCATCTGCTCGCGTATCCGGCCGCGCCGCTCGGGAGCCACGAGCGCAGCCTGTTGCGCGCGAGCGGCGCGCACGTCGTCGGCGCCACGCCGACGCAGGGCGGCGAGATCGCCGCGCTTGCGTGGCCGGCCACCGACGCCGGCTTCGATGCCTGGCTCGACGCGCGGCGCCACGAACGCCGGGCCGCACGGGCCGCGTGGCGCGCGCGGGACGCGGCGGCCGAGCTGGTCGACATCCTGACGTGGAAGGGCGCGCGTGCGCTCGGGCTGGCCGACGCCGGCCGCGTCGCCACCGGCCAGCGCGCCGACCTGCTGCTGTACGACCGGCCGCCCGCTGCGCGCGAACGCCCGGCCGCGTTCGACGCCGCGGCGTTTCTCGAGCTGGTCGCGCACGCGCGCCCGGCCGCCGTGCTCGTCGACGGCGAGTGGGCGGCCGGTGCGCGGTTGCCCGCCGCGCATGCGCGCGGCGAGCCGTCCGCCGGCGATTTCGCGATCCGCTTCGCGCGCTGA
- a CDS encoding LysE family translocator: MNLAHFSNFGVAFAVYLIGTATPGPGNLSIANASLNYGRTPGLAMAAGVISGSLCWGVTAAAGVSAMLLSYRPLLTWLKILGACYLLWLAYKAVRTAYSSRDPLKAGAQARRGSLAVFYLQGLGIHLTNPKAILTWLTVTTLGLSANSPAWTSFVLVAGCAMLGFVVFTTYALAFSTHSAGPFFTRTRKPFGLFCGLFYCVLAAGFIRSLA; the protein is encoded by the coding sequence ATGAATCTCGCTCACTTCTCCAACTTCGGCGTCGCGTTCGCCGTCTACCTGATCGGCACGGCGACGCCGGGTCCGGGCAACCTGTCGATCGCCAACGCGTCGCTCAACTACGGACGCACGCCCGGCCTGGCGATGGCGGCCGGCGTGATCTCCGGCTCGCTCTGTTGGGGCGTGACGGCGGCGGCCGGCGTGTCCGCGATGCTGCTGTCGTACCGGCCGCTGCTCACGTGGCTCAAGATCCTCGGCGCCTGCTACCTGCTGTGGCTCGCGTACAAGGCGGTGCGCACCGCGTACTCGTCGCGCGATCCGCTGAAGGCCGGCGCGCAGGCGCGGCGCGGCAGCCTGGCGGTGTTCTATCTGCAGGGGCTCGGCATCCACCTGACCAACCCGAAGGCGATTCTGACGTGGCTGACCGTGACGACGCTCGGGCTGTCGGCGAACTCGCCGGCGTGGACGAGCTTCGTGCTCGTCGCCGGTTGCGCGATGCTCGGCTTCGTCGTGTTCACGACGTATGCGCTCGCGTTTTCGACGCATTCCGCGGGGCCGTTCTTCACGCGCACGCGCAAGCCCTTCGGTCTCTTCTGCGGGCTGTTCTACTGCGTGCTCGCGGCGGGCTTCATCCGCTCGCTTGCGTAG